One genomic segment of Pedobacter endophyticus includes these proteins:
- the tamL gene encoding translocation and assembly module lipoprotein TamL, whose amino-acid sequence MKQLTRPTIFFLACLVCAGCSSTKNLKPGQFLYTGADININPDSGKRIADQKQVKADLESKTRPRPNKSILGIKYKLGIYNLAGEPTKPKGFRNWLRRQGEPPVLLSEVKLRYNNDVLKSYLISQGYLQAEVTGDTVTHGKKGKAIYTANTGDRYKINKVTFPPDTGVLTKVINENKDKTLLKVGNFYDLDVYKNERIRIDNDLKEKGYFYFSPDYLILQVDSTIGNNLANVTVKVKDIAPDAGLKPYTIKEVNIFPNYSLRRDSVLRNLKPLEYNDFKIYDNRNTFKPGLFDRLVFFKRNEAYNRKDHNKSLNRMVNIGAFQDVRMEFLPVDSFKNNQLDLNIFLTPLKKNSLSFSVVGTSKSNNFVGSELKVTQTTRNLFRGAEQLDVSVSGGFETQVKGTSQGKNSLSLTGEAKLTFPRFIVPFFKANSTNSFIPKTIATLSYQMINRGSEYTLNASKAEFGYNFKENLYKEHNLNPISINYVSTGFPSKRVEDSLFAVNPLLRSTLENQFIIGSNYNFTYTNQMEDSRRNNTYFFGGIETAGNVWGLFTSKNNEGKRTILNTPLTQFIRAEADLRDYYKITRSLIWANRLNVGYGYAYGNSTSLPFVRQFFAGGSNDIRAFAARTLGPGTYRVPEDAVFADQGGDIKLMLNSELRFKLVSILYGALFVDAGNIWLRKEDVGNPATGDPGRPGSEFKFKNALKELAVGTGVGLRVDASIFVVRLDVAFPVRKPYLPIGQRWVFDDVNFGDKDWRRDNLIFNIGIGYPF is encoded by the coding sequence ATGAAACAACTAACTAGACCAACAATATTTTTTCTGGCCTGCTTAGTTTGCGCTGGATGTAGCTCGACCAAAAATTTAAAACCAGGCCAGTTTTTATATACCGGCGCCGATATTAACATTAACCCAGATTCGGGAAAAAGAATTGCCGATCAAAAACAGGTAAAGGCCGATTTGGAAAGTAAAACCCGACCGCGTCCGAACAAATCTATTTTAGGCATAAAATATAAACTGGGCATTTACAATTTAGCCGGAGAACCCACAAAACCAAAGGGATTTAGAAACTGGCTAAGGAGACAGGGTGAACCGCCTGTATTGTTGAGCGAAGTAAAGCTGAGGTATAATAACGATGTTTTAAAAAGTTACCTCATTTCTCAGGGCTATTTACAGGCCGAGGTTACCGGCGATACGGTTACGCATGGAAAAAAAGGGAAAGCGATTTACACAGCAAATACCGGCGACCGCTATAAAATAAACAAAGTAACATTTCCACCAGATACAGGGGTGTTAACAAAGGTGATCAATGAAAATAAAGACAAAACACTTTTAAAAGTAGGCAATTTTTACGATCTGGATGTTTACAAAAATGAGCGGATCAGGATTGATAACGACCTGAAAGAGAAAGGTTATTTTTACTTCAGCCCCGATTATCTAATTCTTCAGGTGGATAGTACCATTGGCAATAATCTGGCTAATGTTACGGTAAAAGTGAAAGACATTGCTCCCGATGCGGGCCTCAAGCCTTACACCATCAAGGAAGTGAACATTTTTCCTAATTACTCGTTGAGACGCGACAGCGTTTTAAGAAATCTGAAACCTTTAGAATATAATGATTTCAAAATTTACGATAACCGCAATACGTTTAAACCGGGGCTTTTTGATCGTCTGGTGTTTTTTAAGAGAAACGAAGCCTACAACCGTAAAGACCATAACAAATCGCTAAACAGAATGGTGAACATTGGGGCTTTTCAAGATGTAAGAATGGAATTTTTACCTGTTGACAGCTTTAAAAACAACCAGCTCGATTTGAACATTTTCCTCACGCCGCTAAAGAAAAATTCACTCAGCTTTTCGGTCGTAGGAACCAGTAAATCGAACAATTTTGTGGGCTCTGAATTGAAGGTTACACAAACCACCCGAAATTTGTTTAGGGGCGCCGAGCAGTTGGATGTTAGCGTAAGCGGCGGTTTTGAAACACAGGTAAAAGGTACTTCGCAAGGGAAAAACTCACTTTCGTTAACTGGCGAGGCTAAGCTCACTTTTCCACGATTTATTGTACCATTCTTCAAAGCAAACAGTACCAACTCATTTATTCCAAAAACCATTGCTACGTTGTCATATCAAATGATTAACAGAGGTTCTGAGTACACACTAAACGCATCAAAAGCAGAATTTGGTTACAATTTTAAAGAGAACCTTTATAAAGAGCATAACCTCAACCCGATCTCCATAAACTATGTTTCAACAGGCTTTCCTAGCAAGCGTGTAGAAGATAGTCTCTTTGCGGTAAACCCGTTGCTTCGTTCTACGCTTGAAAACCAATTTATTATAGGAAGTAACTATAACTTCACGTATACCAATCAAATGGAAGATAGCCGCCGGAACAACACCTATTTTTTCGGTGGAATAGAAACCGCAGGAAACGTTTGGGGCTTATTTACCAGTAAAAATAATGAAGGCAAACGCACCATATTGAATACGCCACTTACCCAGTTTATTAGGGCCGAGGCCGATTTACGCGATTACTATAAAATTACCCGAAGCTTAATTTGGGCAAACCGATTAAACGTGGGTTACGGCTATGCTTACGGCAATAGCACTTCACTCCCATTTGTTCGCCAGTTTTTTGCCGGCGGAAGTAACGATATTCGTGCCTTTGCAGCCCGCACCTTGGGCCCCGGAACGTACAGAGTACCCGAAGATGCAGTTTTTGCAGATCAAGGTGGCGACATTAAACTGATGCTTAACTCAGAGTTGAGATTTAAATTGGTAAGTATTTTATACGGTGCATTATTTGTTGATGCCGGAAATATCTGGTTGAGAAAAGAAGATGTAGGAAATCCGGCAACGGGCGACCCGGGCAGACCAGGATCAGAATTTAAATTTAAAAATGCTTTAAAAGAACTGGCCGTGGGTACCGGGGTTGGCTTACGTGTAGACGCTTCGATTTTTGTTGTTCGTTTAGATGTTGCGTTTCCGGTTCGAAAACCGTACCTTCCAATTGGTCAGCGCTGGGTATTTGACGATGTCAATTTTGGCGACAAAGACTGGAGAAGAGATAACCTGATTTTTAATATCGGTATTGGGTACCCATTTTAA
- a CDS encoding YihY/virulence factor BrkB family protein: MKIIKKIKQFFIALYHLFIAAGKGFAEDKITKLSASLAYYTIFSLTPLIIIILSAATLFLGDKSNTETRDKFFAQITDMVGPDAATQIQGFVEHSTKSGQSTIGLIIGIATLIVGSTAIFIEIQDSINMIWKVRAIPKKGWLKMITNRLLSFSLIVSMGFLLLVSLVVNTVVVSLGDRLGTLLSQSQIDKVVPVADETMALIIYILNNAITLAAVTAVFTVIFKVLPDVVIKWRSAILGALFTAILFSLGKYLIGIYIEKGNPGSAFGAASSIIVILLWIYYTSIILYFGAEFTQAYAEKYDGGIRPSKYAVFTKVTIVEDEVDVLPPQHPEDTVDSPKE; the protein is encoded by the coding sequence ATGAAGATAATCAAAAAGATAAAACAGTTCTTTATAGCTTTATACCATCTTTTTATAGCGGCGGGAAAAGGATTTGCAGAAGATAAAATTACAAAGCTTAGTGCTTCTTTAGCCTATTACACAATTTTTTCGCTTACACCGCTCATTATCATCATTCTATCGGCAGCTACGCTTTTTCTGGGCGATAAAAGCAATACCGAAACCCGCGACAAGTTTTTTGCGCAAATTACCGATATGGTGGGCCCCGATGCAGCAACCCAAATTCAGGGATTTGTTGAGCATTCCACAAAATCAGGACAATCTACCATTGGCTTAATTATCGGTATAGCTACATTGATAGTCGGTTCTACTGCTATTTTTATCGAAATTCAGGATAGCATCAACATGATTTGGAAAGTGAGGGCCATTCCGAAAAAAGGCTGGCTCAAAATGATTACCAACCGTCTACTCTCCTTTTCGCTAATTGTTTCAATGGGTTTTTTATTGCTGGTTTCACTTGTCGTAAACACTGTTGTGGTGAGTTTGGGCGATAGATTGGGCACTTTACTTTCTCAAAGCCAAATTGATAAAGTTGTACCTGTTGCAGATGAAACCATGGCGCTTATTATTTACATCTTAAATAACGCCATCACCTTGGCCGCCGTAACCGCTGTTTTTACCGTGATATTTAAGGTGTTGCCCGATGTGGTAATTAAGTGGAGGTCGGCAATTCTTGGTGCTTTGTTTACCGCAATTCTGTTTAGCCTTGGTAAGTACCTGATTGGAATTTATATCGAGAAAGGAAACCCCGGATCGGCATTTGGCGCCGCAAGCTCCATCATCGTTATCCTGCTTTGGATTTATTATACCTCGATAATACTTTATTTCGGGGCAGAATTTACACAAGCGTATGCCGAAAAATATGATGGCGGAATCAGACCCAGTAAGTATGCGGTGTTCACCAAAGTTACCATTGTTGAGGACGAAGTAGATGTGCTGCCCCCGCAACATCCGGAAGATACGGTAGATTCGCCGAAAGAATAG
- a CDS encoding ATP-binding protein, which produces MKPTKNSAIKYLLVVFLILVIFGTTAGLFVNFSKIPLLKSASKMVRAQRNFSKLDSCIFSLYNAENSCRMYIVSGERIYYKRFVNEIAEVSMILDSIEAQNLNESSFFIDGVDALIEQKKMRTAQFIELKHLSDSLINFSVKVNKQVPQTVQNDRVFTTRQFKSIIKVDTIKSGRAPVQKKKFFRRIFQAIRAKDTKAVDSSKSTIVRTQISADTSSVSMEYNKKQLKTINDFYSNLYSLNKQLKTKERQLLDINHKLIVSIVDGLKKYKEKEKNYYAAIEELASVSTFTTIENLDKFNWILLAFICGLLLFVFYTIYNFYKNEKALIDFSNKAATYALSKSRFLANMSHEIRTPLNSIVGFSEQLNNANLQPEQREQVIAIRNSSIMLLDVVNDILDFSKYETDQVTLERIAFLPYVAIKDVFESLKLQADKKKIAYELDINFEKSIVILGDPLRLRQVVMNLLSNAIKFTNAGSVKLSARLMPGQGNNAQLCVEVADTGLGINREDQKIIFDEFAQVYYASNRRKQQGTGLGLAICKKIVELQGGKIEVKSEENEGSVFSFILPFQISEQSVEESIIDVFPVADLKKLEGKKVLIADDNLLNILLATTILKKYNIAFDAVYNGKEALELFSENNYDLVLTDIQMPEMGGLELTHKIRSINDKRKQHVPILGVTANVMQEDREKYLQSGINELVLKPFMEQELIEKIVKFVG; this is translated from the coding sequence ATGAAACCTACTAAAAATTCAGCGATAAAATATTTGCTGGTCGTATTTTTAATTCTTGTCATTTTTGGCACAACTGCAGGTTTGTTCGTTAATTTTTCTAAAATACCCCTGCTAAAATCGGCCAGTAAAATGGTGCGTGCACAGCGCAATTTCAGCAAGCTGGATAGTTGTATTTTTAGTTTGTACAATGCCGAGAACAGCTGCCGAATGTATATTGTAAGTGGCGAACGGATTTATTATAAACGCTTTGTAAATGAAATAGCCGAAGTGTCGATGATTCTCGATTCTATTGAGGCCCAAAACCTAAACGAATCATCGTTTTTTATAGATGGTGTTGATGCCTTAATTGAACAAAAGAAAATGCGCACGGCACAGTTTATTGAGCTTAAACACTTATCTGATAGCCTTATTAATTTCTCGGTCAAGGTAAATAAGCAGGTGCCCCAAACCGTGCAAAATGATCGGGTTTTTACCACAAGGCAATTTAAAAGCATCATTAAAGTTGATACCATAAAATCGGGCAGGGCACCGGTGCAGAAAAAAAAGTTTTTTCGCCGAATTTTTCAAGCCATACGTGCCAAAGACACAAAAGCGGTTGATAGCTCAAAATCCACCATTGTTAGAACTCAGATTTCTGCCGATACTTCCTCTGTCAGCATGGAGTATAATAAAAAGCAACTTAAAACCATTAACGATTTTTACTCCAATTTATACAGCCTAAATAAGCAGTTGAAAACCAAAGAGCGCCAACTGCTGGATATCAATCATAAGCTCATCGTTTCAATTGTTGATGGATTAAAGAAATACAAGGAAAAAGAGAAAAACTATTACGCTGCTATTGAGGAACTGGCGAGTGTATCGACTTTTACGACGATAGAAAACCTGGATAAATTTAACTGGATTTTGCTTGCCTTTATTTGCGGATTGTTGCTTTTTGTGTTTTATACCATTTACAATTTCTACAAAAACGAGAAGGCGCTGATCGATTTTAGCAATAAGGCGGCCACCTATGCACTATCGAAAAGCCGTTTTTTGGCTAACATGAGCCACGAAATCAGGACGCCCCTGAATTCGATCGTCGGTTTTTCTGAACAGTTGAACAATGCCAACCTGCAGCCCGAACAGCGTGAACAGGTAATTGCCATCAGGAACTCTTCGATTATGTTGCTTGATGTTGTTAATGATATTCTCGATTTCTCAAAATATGAAACCGACCAGGTTACTTTAGAAAGGATTGCTTTTTTGCCTTATGTTGCCATTAAAGATGTTTTTGAGAGCCTGAAATTACAGGCAGATAAGAAGAAAATTGCTTATGAACTGGACATTAATTTCGAGAAATCGATAGTTATTTTAGGCGATCCATTGAGGCTTAGGCAGGTAGTGATGAACCTGCTAAGCAACGCCATTAAATTTACCAATGCAGGCAGCGTGAAACTGAGCGCCAGGCTTATGCCGGGACAGGGCAATAACGCTCAATTGTGTGTAGAAGTGGCCGATACGGGACTCGGCATTAATCGCGAAGACCAGAAAATTATTTTTGATGAATTTGCGCAAGTGTATTATGCATCGAACAGACGCAAGCAACAAGGCACCGGACTGGGCTTAGCGATCTGCAAAAAGATTGTGGAGTTGCAGGGCGGTAAAATAGAGGTGAAGAGTGAGGAAAACGAAGGATCGGTGTTTTCCTTTATTTTGCCATTCCAAATTTCAGAACAATCAGTTGAGGAAAGCATTATTGATGTTTTTCCCGTTGCCGACTTAAAAAAATTGGAAGGAAAAAAGGTGCTGATTGCAGATGATAATCTGCTGAATATATTACTGGCCACTACGATTTTAAAAAAATACAACATCGCATTCGATGCAGTTTACAATGGCAAGGAAGCCCTCGAGCTTTTTAGCGAAAACAATTACGACCTCGTTTTGACTGATATCCAGATGCCTGAAATGGGCGGCCTTGAGCTTACACATAAAATTAGAAGTATCAATGATAAGCGCAAACAGCATGTTCCGATTCTAGGTGTTACCGCAAATGTAATGCAAGAAGACCGTGAGAAATACCTCCAATCGGGAATAAATGAACTGGTGCTAAAGCCTTTTATGGAGCAGGAGCTTATCGAGAAAATAGTGAAGTTTGTTGGTTAG
- a CDS encoding DNA topoisomerase IV subunit B, with product MAEVIYNDDSIRSLDWKEHIRLRPGMYIGKLGDGSAQDDGIYVLLKEIVDNSIDEFVMGTGKTIEITVSEQKINVRDYGRGIPLGKVIDCVSKINTGGKYDSNAFQKSVGLNGVGTKAVNALSTSFTVQSYRDGKTKKVEFSKGEIVNEQPIIDTTQRNGTAITFYPDETIFRNYHYIPDFVESMVWNYVFLNTGLTINFNNQKYFSERGLYDLLSKFNKPEEIRYPIIHMVGSDIEIAMTHGQQYGEDYHSFVNGQHTTQGGTHQAAFRAAVVKTVREFFKKEFDAADVRSSIIAAISIRVQEPVFESQTKTKLGSQNMGPEGPSVATFINDFVKKELDDYLHKNPEVADALLKRIMQSERERKDIAGIKKLANDRAKKASLHNKKLRDCKVHFNSTHEKRYETTLFITEGDSASGSITKSRDVDTQAVFSLKGKPLNCYELTKKVVYENEEFNLLQHALNIEDGLDSLHYNNIVIATDADVDGMHIRLLMMTFFLQFFPDLVRAGHVYILQTPLFRVRNKKETIYCYSDEERRNAIEKLGSKPEITRFKGLGEISPDEFGLFIGKDIRLDPVILKDQTIKGLLEYYMGKNTPDRQQHIIKNLRIEKDEVTEEAKVIDDVA from the coding sequence ATGGCAGAAGTAATTTATAACGACGACAGTATTCGGTCATTAGACTGGAAAGAACACATCAGACTACGCCCCGGTATGTATATCGGTAAGCTTGGTGATGGCTCTGCGCAAGATGATGGAATATATGTTTTATTAAAGGAAATTGTAGATAACTCTATTGATGAGTTTGTGATGGGAACGGGCAAGACGATCGAAATTACCGTTTCAGAACAAAAAATAAACGTTCGCGATTACGGACGTGGCATTCCGCTTGGAAAGGTTATCGATTGCGTAAGTAAAATCAACACAGGTGGTAAATACGATAGCAACGCCTTTCAAAAATCTGTGGGCTTAAATGGTGTCGGTACCAAGGCGGTAAATGCCTTGTCGACCAGCTTTACTGTTCAATCTTATCGCGACGGCAAAACTAAAAAAGTTGAGTTTTCGAAAGGGGAGATTGTAAACGAACAGCCTATAATTGATACCACGCAGCGAAACGGCACCGCCATTACTTTTTATCCCGATGAAACCATTTTTAGGAACTATCACTATATTCCTGATTTTGTTGAGAGTATGGTTTGGAATTACGTTTTCCTCAATACGGGATTAACGATCAATTTCAATAACCAGAAATATTTTTCTGAAAGAGGTCTTTATGATTTACTTTCTAAGTTTAATAAGCCCGAAGAAATCCGCTACCCGATTATCCACATGGTGGGCAGCGATATCGAAATTGCGATGACGCACGGTCAGCAGTATGGCGAAGATTACCATTCGTTTGTTAATGGCCAGCACACTACACAGGGCGGAACGCATCAGGCTGCTTTCAGGGCTGCTGTAGTAAAAACCGTTCGCGAGTTCTTTAAAAAAGAGTTTGATGCCGCCGATGTGCGTTCATCAATCATTGCTGCCATTTCGATACGCGTGCAGGAACCCGTTTTCGAGTCGCAAACAAAAACCAAGCTTGGCTCTCAAAATATGGGCCCCGAAGGTCCGTCTGTAGCTACTTTCATCAACGATTTCGTTAAAAAGGAATTGGATGATTACCTACACAAAAACCCCGAGGTAGCCGATGCCTTGTTGAAACGAATCATGCAATCGGAGCGTGAGCGTAAAGACATTGCAGGAATTAAAAAACTGGCCAACGACAGGGCGAAAAAAGCGTCGTTGCATAATAAAAAACTTCGCGATTGTAAGGTGCATTTTAATTCAACGCATGAGAAGCGTTACGAAACCACCCTGTTCATTACCGAAGGTGATTCTGCTTCCGGATCTATCACAAAATCGCGTGATGTAGATACCCAGGCGGTGTTCAGTTTAAAAGGTAAGCCGCTTAATTGTTATGAGTTAACCAAAAAGGTAGTTTACGAAAACGAGGAATTTAACCTTTTACAGCATGCGCTAAATATCGAAGATGGGTTGGACAGTCTGCATTACAATAATATTGTTATTGCAACAGACGCCGACGTGGATGGAATGCACATCAGGCTATTGATGATGACTTTCTTTCTTCAGTTCTTTCCTGATTTGGTAAGGGCCGGCCATGTTTACATATTACAAACGCCTTTGTTTAGGGTTAGAAATAAAAAAGAAACTATTTATTGTTACAGTGACGAGGAACGCCGAAACGCGATAGAAAAATTGGGCAGCAAGCCCGAAATTACCCGTTTTAAAGGGTTGGGAGAAATTTCTCCTGATGAGTTTGGCCTCTTTATCGGTAAAGACATCAGGCTCGACCCCGTTATTTTAAAAGATCAAACCATAAAAGGACTGCTTGAATATTACATGGGTAAAAATACGCCCGACAGGCAGCAGCACATTATTAAAAACCTGCGCATAGAAAAAGATGAGGTAACGGAAGAGGCTAAGGTGATCGATGATGTAGCGTAA
- a CDS encoding APC family permease, translated as MEQKKQLSLFDLSMIVVSLVIGMGIFRTPVNVASSAQVPALFYLAWFIGGFVAFCGALTYAEIGSRYPLTGGYYKIFSIAYHPSIAFAINCIVLISSAASVAAISIIGAEYLAKIVLPASMQTETYRVAIAITTILTFYLINLLGLKASAKTQNVLTVIKIGLILTLICAVFFGGQPQTISPVFKTATGNTPTWFDYGKALGLCLIAVSFSYAGYAQTINFGGEVKEAKKVIPRSIIIGLTVIVSLYLILNYVYVKVIGFEELKSAESIAAILASKIFGQAGFNMLSVIIFISVMGYVNVNLLSNPRAMFAMGEEGALPRAFSKINKKTEVITLSLTAFTLVAVVIIFYAKTFDKILNYTIFLESISMASSAATLFVLRKRTAHLDKKTIYTVPLYPVLPIVFIGAYTFVAFSIYADDPNAALNGLYIFVGFLAIYFISRLFNKK; from the coding sequence ATGGAGCAAAAAAAGCAACTTTCACTCTTCGATTTATCCATGATTGTGGTTAGTCTGGTTATTGGCATGGGCATTTTTCGTACCCCTGTAAACGTTGCCTCCAGCGCTCAGGTTCCGGCCCTTTTTTATTTGGCATGGTTTATTGGTGGCTTTGTTGCCTTTTGTGGCGCTTTAACTTATGCCGAAATCGGATCAAGATATCCACTTACCGGCGGCTATTATAAAATATTTTCCATAGCTTATCACCCTTCCATTGCTTTTGCCATTAACTGCATTGTACTTATTTCGAGCGCCGCTTCGGTAGCGGCCATTTCAATTATCGGGGCAGAATACCTTGCTAAAATTGTGTTGCCTGCTAGTATGCAAACAGAAACTTACCGGGTAGCTATTGCCATTACCACCATACTAACGTTTTACCTGATTAATCTTTTAGGGCTAAAAGCCAGCGCCAAAACGCAAAACGTGTTAACAGTTATTAAAATCGGGTTAATTTTGACGCTCATTTGCGCCGTGTTTTTTGGCGGCCAACCGCAAACCATTTCGCCAGTGTTTAAAACTGCAACCGGAAACACCCCAACCTGGTTCGATTATGGAAAGGCTTTAGGTTTATGTTTAATTGCAGTTTCGTTCTCATACGCCGGGTATGCCCAAACCATCAACTTTGGGGGAGAGGTTAAGGAAGCCAAAAAAGTAATTCCGCGGTCCATTATTATTGGTTTAACCGTAATTGTTAGCCTTTACCTGATACTTAACTATGTTTACGTTAAAGTTATCGGTTTCGAAGAGTTGAAGTCGGCAGAAAGCATTGCCGCCATATTGGCTTCGAAAATATTTGGCCAGGCAGGCTTTAATATGCTCTCCGTTATCATTTTCATTTCGGTTATGGGCTATGTAAATGTAAACTTACTAAGTAACCCGAGGGCTATGTTTGCCATGGGCGAAGAAGGTGCTCTACCAAGGGCCTTTAGCAAAATAAACAAAAAAACCGAGGTAATTACCTTAAGCTTAACCGCTTTTACCCTGGTAGCGGTGGTTATCATTTTTTACGCAAAAACGTTCGATAAAATACTAAATTATACCATCTTTCTCGAAAGCATTAGTATGGCCAGCTCGGCGGCAACCCTTTTTGTTCTCCGCAAAAGAACTGCACATCTCGATAAAAAAACAATTTATACCGTTCCATTATACCCGGTATTGCCCATCGTATTTATTGGTGCTTACACATTTGTTGCTTTCAGCATTTACGCCGACGATCCGAATGCTGCATTAAATGGTTTGTACATCTTCGTCGGGTTTTTGGCCATTTACTTCATTTCGAGGTTGTTTAATAAGAAGTGA
- a CDS encoding DEAD/DEAH box helicase produces the protein MLFKELNLIEPILKALETEGYTQPTPIQEQSIPTILKGKDLLGCAQTGTGKTAAFAIPMLQLLHEKHINSKATKNIKALVLTPTRELAIQIEESFKAYGRHLNLRHLVIFGGVNQHSQVEALKRGVDILVATPGRLLDLMNQGFVNLNTIELFVLDEADRMLDMGFIHDVKRVVAKLPAKRQTLFFSATMPDEIQKLANTILSSPTKVEVTPISSTAETIVQSVYFVDKPDKKKLLIHLLEDKDIQTALVFTRTKHGADRIVKDLAHAGIKAAAIHGNKSQNARQRALTDFKDRKIRVLVATDIAARGIDIDQLSHVFNFELPNIPESYVHRIGRTGRAGANGIAISFCDAEENEYLLDIQKLIKITLPVVDDHPYPLSWESMLAKNQVKRKPQAQSKGGGGKKGGDGNMSGKPRNASNNRRFGGNRKKAKA, from the coding sequence ATGTTATTCAAAGAGTTAAACCTCATTGAGCCGATTTTAAAGGCACTTGAGACCGAAGGTTATACACAACCTACCCCAATACAGGAGCAATCCATACCAACAATATTAAAAGGAAAAGATTTATTAGGCTGCGCACAAACAGGTACAGGTAAAACTGCAGCGTTTGCCATCCCGATGTTGCAGTTACTGCACGAAAAACACATCAACAGTAAAGCCACAAAAAACATAAAAGCGTTAGTATTAACACCAACTCGCGAGCTTGCCATTCAAATTGAAGAGAGCTTTAAAGCTTACGGACGCCATTTAAATTTGCGCCATCTGGTCATTTTTGGCGGCGTAAATCAACACTCGCAGGTAGAAGCACTTAAAAGGGGCGTTGATATTTTGGTAGCTACGCCTGGGCGTTTACTGGATTTAATGAACCAGGGTTTTGTCAATTTAAACACCATTGAGCTTTTTGTTCTTGATGAAGCCGACCGTATGCTCGATATGGGTTTTATACACGATGTAAAAAGAGTGGTAGCGAAATTGCCTGCAAAACGCCAAACCTTGTTTTTCTCGGCCACTATGCCCGATGAAATTCAAAAGCTGGCCAACACCATTCTCTCCAGCCCAACAAAGGTAGAGGTTACGCCAATTTCGTCGACTGCCGAAACCATCGTTCAATCGGTTTATTTTGTTGATAAGCCAGATAAAAAGAAGTTATTGATCCATTTATTGGAAGATAAGGACATTCAAACTGCTTTGGTTTTTACGCGTACCAAGCATGGCGCCGATAGAATTGTTAAAGATTTAGCCCATGCGGGGATAAAGGCTGCAGCTATTCACGGAAATAAATCGCAAAATGCTAGACAAAGAGCGTTAACTGATTTTAAAGACCGGAAAATTCGTGTGTTGGTAGCTACTGATATCGCGGCCCGGGGCATCGATATTGATCAGTTATCGCACGTTTTCAACTTTGAGCTGCCAAATATTCCCGAGTCTTACGTACACCGCATTGGCCGTACTGGTCGTGCAGGAGCAAATGGTATTGCTATTTCATTTTGCGATGCTGAAGAAAACGAATACTTACTGGATATCCAGAAACTGATTAAAATTACCTTACCGGTTGTTGATGATCATCCGTATCCGTTAAGCTGGGAAAGTATGCTGGCCAAAAATCAGGTTAAACGCAAACCGCAGGCACAGTCCAAAGGTGGTGGCGGCAAAAAAGGCGGCGATGGAAATATGAGCGGCAAACCACGTAATGCCAGCAATAACAGGCGCTTTGGTGGTAACAGAAAAAAAGCCAAAGCTTAA
- a CDS encoding formimidoylglutamase produces MDRFKIYSQSDIDQLVNGRYGETKLGERVQTYSDSSANTLVSTTELAKSKARFVLLGIPEDIGIRANLGIAGATTAWQPALKALMNIQSNHFLRGNEILVLGHFEIDEPDSSSVNALREKVAKIDDLVYPIIKAIVAAGKTPIVIGGGHNNCYPILKGTSLAKRQAIDVLNLDAHADLRTMEGRHSGNGFTYAFANNYLGNYFMYGLHQNYNNEAIMSQIGSNPKLTAVFFDDILKGADEKKLLSGMKASAGLEIDLDCIENVLSSASSPTGFSVNDIRKLILTCDKQFAYLHIAEGASMLLDGQESKSTAKLIAYLISDFIKTQKVNLKA; encoded by the coding sequence ATGGACAGATTTAAAATATATTCGCAAAGCGATATCGATCAGTTGGTGAATGGACGCTACGGTGAAACCAAGCTTGGCGAAAGGGTGCAAACCTACAGCGACTCTTCGGCAAATACATTGGTTTCGACCACCGAACTGGCTAAAAGCAAAGCCAGGTTTGTGCTGCTCGGCATTCCTGAAGATATCGGAATCAGGGCCAATTTAGGCATCGCCGGCGCCACTACAGCATGGCAACCCGCATTAAAAGCCTTAATGAACATTCAAAGCAATCACTTTTTGCGTGGCAACGAAATTTTGGTACTTGGCCATTTTGAGATTGACGAGCCCGACAGTTCGTCGGTGAATGCGTTAAGAGAAAAAGTTGCAAAAATCGACGATCTGGTTTATCCAATCATCAAAGCGATTGTAGCAGCGGGCAAAACGCCCATTGTTATCGGTGGAGGTCACAACAACTGTTACCCGATACTAAAAGGAACTTCCCTGGCGAAAAGACAAGCTATAGACGTATTGAACCTGGATGCACATGCCGATTTGCGCACAATGGAAGGCCGCCACAGCGGAAATGGCTTTACTTATGCCTTTGCCAACAACTATTTAGGCAACTACTTTATGTACGGCTTACATCAAAACTATAATAACGAAGCCATTATGAGTCAGATCGGCAGCAACCCAAAATTAACTGCCGTATTTTTCGACGATATTTTAAAAGGGGCCGACGAAAAGAAATTACTTTCGGGTATGAAAGCAAGCGCCGGGCTGGAGATCGACTTAGATTGTATTGAAAATGTGCTCAGCAGCGCCAGCAGCCCGACTGGTTTCTCAGTAAACGATATTCGTAAACTCATTCTAACTTGCGACAAGCAGTTTGCTTATTTACACATTGCCGAGGGCGCATCAATGCTGTTGGATGGCCAAGAAAGCAAGTCGACCGCTAAATTGATCGCTTACTTAATAAGCGATTTTATTAAAACGCAAAAAGTAAACCTTAAAGCTTAA